The Candidatus Amarolinea dominans DNA segment CAGCTTCAGCTACATCACCGCGGTTGCTGGCATCATGGCGGCCCTGGGCGTCAGCTCAGAGACCGCGGTCGCCCCGCCAGAGGCCATCTCCGTCGTCACCGCCGGTTTCATCGCCACCGCGATCATCAACGTGGTGGTAGGCTTCATCATCCGCGCCTCCGGCGGTAAGCAGGCTTTGGACAAGGTTCTGCCCGCCATCATCACCGGCCCCGTTGCCTGCACCATCGGCATCGGCCTGGGCGCGGCCGCGCTGACCATGTCCAGCGGCACCTGCTGCGGCATTGCTGATCCTGGGACGCAGATCAAATGGTGGACGGCCGCCATCGTCACCCTACTCGCCGCTTACATCTTCTCGGTCTATCTGCAAGGCAAGGGTTTCATCGGCATGCTGCCCATCTTGCTGGCGGCGGTCGTCGGCTACCTGGTTGCCATTCCCCTGGGCCTGGTCAACTGGGCCGGCTTCGGTCAGGAAGCCCTGCTGCGCGCGCCGGTCATCACCCTGCCGCGCTTCAACGACCCGCTGACGCTCACCGCTATCGTAGGCATCGGCATCATGGCCATCGCGACCATTCCAGAGTCCACCGCGCACCTGTATCAGATCAGCCTGTATGTGGATCACCTGGCCGAAGAGCAGGGACGCAAGAAATATGCCCTGGCCGAGTACATCGGCTTCAACCTGATGCTCGATGGTCTGGACGACTTCATCAACGGCTTGTTCGGCTCCACAGCCGGCACCAACTATGGCGAAAACAACTCGCTGATGGTCATCACCCGCAACTACGCCGGCCCGGCCTTGCTGACAGCCGGCGTCATTGCCATGATTCTGGGCTTCATCGGCCCGCTGGCCGAAGCCATTTCCAGCATCCCCACCGCGGTCTCCGGCGGTCTGGCCATCTACCTGTTTGGCGTCATCGGCATGCAAGGTATTGCGCTGATGATGGCCGAGAAGGTCAATCTGTATGATCCTCGGCAGCTCGCGATCGGCGCGATCATCCTGATCGTGGGCATCGGTGGCAACATCGGCTTCCCCAACGGTTTCCTGCCTATTCCGCTGCTGACCGGAATCTTCCCCAATGGTTGGCCGGCCATCGCCACGGGCGCCATGCTCGGCATTCTGTTCAACCTGATCACCCTCGTCTTCAAGCCCCCTGCAGAACGTGCTGACATTCTGCACAAATAGTAGGGGCATGGCCTTGCGCCTGCCCGCGTGAGCGACCGCAAGGGTGCGCTACACATTGAGAAAATACGGATGAACGATGTGCGACGCCGGGCGCCAGCGCAGCCGCCGGGCGTCGCACATCACTCGAACAACCACCCATGATCCTTGATTTCACCTTCGCCGCGAACCGGCAGACCATTCACATCACAGCCCCGCAGGTTGACCTCGCGTTGCAGGTGCGCAACCTTGTGGGGTACCACCTGGCCAGCAAACAAATCATCTCGATCGGCGATACGTCCGCAGAGATGAAAGCCAACGCGCCCGCATTTTGGGAAAAGAACCACGCCAAGATCACGTTTCTGCACCCTTTCGACTTCACGGAAAAACACCCCGACACCGGCGCCTACGAGCCGCTCATCGCAGCCCGCCTCGTGCAGTGGTATGCCGACCACGCCTTCCGCCGCATAGATCGTCGCAGCTTCAAGCGCATGCTGCTCAGCCCCTGGGTGGATCGCGTGGACTACCACCTGGAACTGGCCGACTTCGACGCGCTCCCGCCCGCGACCCGCCAGCAGTTCGTCCGCCATCTGAAAAAGCTACTGGTGGCCGCGCGCCACGTGCAGATCAATGGCGCAACCGTCATCGGCAAGCCGCCCGCCGCCAAATCAAATCAAATGAAATAATAATGAAATAAAATGAAATCGAAACATTGGCCGATCAGCCGGCTCCTGCTGATGGTTGTTTTACTGGCGGCCTGCCAGCCCACGCCAACTCCTCCCTCCACAATTGCGCCATCTCCAACGACCGCTGCGGACGCAATTCCCCTCTACAAGGATGCCGGGCGCCCGCCCGCCGCACGGGCGCAAGACCTGCTGTCGCGCATGACCCTGGCTGAAAAAATCGGTCAGATGACGCAGGTGGAAAAGGATAGCATCAAGCCGGAAGACATCACGGCTAAGTTCATCGGCTCCTTGCTCAGCGGCGGCGGCGGCTCGCCGTCGCCCAACACGCCGGCCGCCTGGTACGACATGGTGGCCAAGTTTCAGACGCGTGCGCTGCAAACACGCCTGGGCATCCCGCTCATCTACGGCGTGGACGCGGTGCATGGTCACAACAACGTGGCCGGCGCGACCATTTTCCCGCACAACATCGGCCTGGGCGCCACGCGTGATGCGGACCTGGTGCAGCGCATTGGCCGTGCTACGGCCGAGGAGATGACCGCCACCGGCATCCGCTGGAATTTTGCGCCGGTCGTGGCTGCGCCACAGGATATCCGCTGGGGTCGCACTTATGAGGGGTACAGCGAGAACACCGACCTGGTCGTTTCATTAGGAACAGCCCTTGTGCGCGG contains these protein-coding regions:
- a CDS encoding xanthine permease is translated as MAAKTKPQVMGYLPNDTPPFGQMVLLGLQHVLTMFPATVLAAILMKFPVSTVLTITGLGTVITLIVSKLALGTYIPLYYGSSFSYITAVAGIMAALGVSSETAVAPPEAISVVTAGFIATAIINVVVGFIIRASGGKQALDKVLPAIITGPVACTIGIGLGAAALTMSSGTCCGIADPGTQIKWWTAAIVTLLAAYIFSVYLQGKGFIGMLPILLAAVVGYLVAIPLGLVNWAGFGQEALLRAPVITLPRFNDPLTLTAIVGIGIMAIATIPESTAHLYQISLYVDHLAEEQGRKKYALAEYIGFNLMLDGLDDFINGLFGSTAGTNYGENNSLMVITRNYAGPALLTAGVIAMILGFIGPLAEAISSIPTAVSGGLAIYLFGVIGMQGIALMMAEKVNLYDPRQLAIGAIILIVGIGGNIGFPNGFLPIPLLTGIFPNGWPAIATGAMLGILFNLITLVFKPPAERADILHK